A region of the Stieleria neptunia genome:
AACGTTCGTTGAGCGTTTGCAACGATTCTTCGAGTTTGTCGATTTCATGCTCTAGTTCGACCCGATCATGCGATTCCACTTGCCGGGCAAATTGTTCGACCGCGACACCGCCGGCGATCAGCGCCAATTGTTCTTCGGCACGGGCACAGGCCTGGAGGGCGGTACGTTTTTCGGCCGCATTCTGTTCCACCCCGGGCAATTCGTCGGCATGGTCGACGCCGGCTTCGCGACAGAGTTGGGCCAATTGACCGACGGCCGCTTCGAGCACCTGATTGTCATCGACCAGTCTGGCTTTCGCGGCGGTCAGATCGGCTTTGAAACGCTCGGCTTGGTTGGCCGCGTTTTTGGCCGCTTGCAACCGTTCGTACAAGGCTTGTGCGATCTCCACACTTTGCTGATCCGGTTTGCATTCTAAACCGACGATTCTTGCGACCACCGTTGCACGCTCGGCGAAGGACCGTCCGTCGTCGTCGATGGAGCGAATTCGTCCGAGGATGATGTCGCGTTCACGAGTCTCTTCAAACAGTTTGGCGATCTTCTTTAACCGCATGCTGATCACGCTCGGGCTGACATCTTGATCGGAGGCGAATGATGCAATCGCCTGCTTCCAGTCGCTATCCCATTGTTTGCGTTTGGCCGCGTTGGATTCGTATTTGGCTTCGGCCGCGGGAAGCGCCGCGTGGATTTCGTTTCGTTTGCGGCGGATTTGTTCCAGTTGCGACGCCGCGGCAACGAGTTCATTCCGCAGCACGGTCGCTCGGTCATGCAAGGATTCCAGATTCATCGGATCATCCGGCGCGGCCGACGTCTCGTCGTGGCCGACAGAGACCGGTCGGGCGGACCAGGCGTTTTGCAAGGCGTGGGCCAGTCGCGTCGCATGACGAGCAATGCGGGTCTGGGTCGAATCCAAACGTGTACGTTCCTTTTCCAGCGTCCGGAACTTTTCGACAAACGTTTGATGCTTGGCGACCCAGTTCCGCATCTCGCGGACCTTGCCGGCGGCGATCCCGCAGCTTTCCCAGAGCTGATTCCATTGCTGAGACGCCTCGGCGGCCAGGCGTTCTGCCTGATCGACCGCTTCTTCCGCCGCGGTGATCGCGTCTTTCAGTCGGGCCATTTCCTGCGTGACCGCCGCCCGTTCGGTGACCTGTTTTTGGTGCGATCGAATCGTGTCGACCACGTCGTCGGCGGTACGAATCGATTGCCGCACCTGGCGTGTCGAGGTTTGAAAGTTTTCTTCATCGGCGCGTGCCGAAGCGAGTCGATCGACCCATTGGTCGCGTGTTTCGCGTGACTGTGCAAGTTCCTGCTCGGTCGGAAGCGGTTGATCGGCTTGCAGGCGGGTCAATTTTTCACCGGCGTCGTGAAGCTGTTGCCGCAGCGTCGCCACCGCTTTCCGGGCATCCTGAACGGCCCGCGAGCGATCGTGGAGTGTTTGATCATGGTCATCGATTTCCGCCGCCGTCGGCGGTTGCACGTGTGCCGCGTCGTCGAGATCGGTTTGGCCGAGGCGAAGCTCGCGCATCAATCGTTCGCACTGTGACTCGAGTTCACGGCAGCTGGACCGTTCCTGATCGGCCTGGTCCAACAGGGTTGCCGGCGGACCGATTTCGGCAAGCACCGACTCGATCATCGCGGGGTCCGCGATGTCCGGGTGGCGTTCCAGTTCATCGTCCAGTTCGGCAAGCTGTTTGCGCAGCGTTTGGAGCGATTCCAGGGAATCACGTTCCTGTTGCCGCAGCATTTCGCAGTCACCGGCCAATTCGTTGATTCGAATTTGCGCCGCGTCGCTGACGTGCAACTTGTCGACAACCCGATCGACGTTGTCGTCGGGGGCGTCGTCGGCGATGTCGATTTCCAGATCACGCAGCAATTCTCGCAGGTGGCGGTTCCGGTTTTTGACGACGCGGTGCAGGTTGGCTTGATCTTTCGATGCCGCCTCCCGCGCGGCGATGCCTTGGAACAAGGCGACGATTTCGGATTCATGTTCGATCGTCGCCGGATCGATCAAGCACGAATCAATTTTCTTTTCCGTGGCCTCGATTTCGCGTCGTAATTGATCGACCAATCGCTGATACGTTTGACGGTTGGCGGATGCTTCCCGGCGGCGTGCGGCAAAGTCTTCGTCGAGCGTAGGCACCGATGAGAGCGTTTCCAATTGGGCCTTGTGCCGTCGCCAGACCGGGACGATCGCGTGGGCTTCACGCACCGCCTTTTGTCTGGCCAGCGACTGGGCCAACCGTGTTCGCTCATCGGCTAACGCTTGCGATTGCTGTTCGGCTTCGGCCAACTGGCGTTTCAACAATTGGTATTCGGCCGGCGGCGTCTGGAGTTCACGCACGATCTTGCGTTTTTCGTCCAGTTCACTCAGCAAGCCGTTGATTCGTTTCTTGCCGCGTTCGAGAAACAGTTCTTTGCTTTCGTTTTCCAGTTCGGTCTGAATCGCTTTCAGCCGGCCGACGCCCGCACCGGCGGCAAACAGGATTTCGCCGAGTTCGCCCTTGCTGTCCAAGACGGCTTGTCCACCGGCAACCAACTGCTCGTGGGAAAGCCCGAAGCGATGATGAAAAGCGGCTTCGTCGATGCCACCGAGCATTTGCTCCAACTCCATCGGGTCGATCGGTGTCTTGTCGTCCTCGGCGTGCAGCTTTGTCTTGCCGTTCTTGCGCCGAATCACCGTAAGACGATTTCCGTCGGGACCGAGCAACGTCGCGCCGACCCGCAGTTTTGCGTTGGAATGCAGAAAACTATCCGTCGTCCGCGTCGGGATGCCGAACAGCAGCGCGCTGATCGCACGCAAGCACGTCGACTTTCCCGATTCGTTGGGACCATAAACCAGATGGAAGCGACGGGGCCCCGCGGACAAGTCCAGGGACTCATCGCTGAACAAGCCGTACGCTTTGAGATCGAGTCGTTCCAGAATCATTTCTTGGCTCCTGTCGCAGCGGCGGTCGATTCATCGTGTTGAAGCCGCCCGACGACGTCGGCCGCGGCGGATTCGACCAGCCCCGCAACCCACTGGTGATCGCCGAACGGAAAGGCCGCCTGGTCCTCGTCGCCCTTCAATTCCTTGGGAAGTTTTTTCGACAGCCCGGACAGTTCTTGTTCGACCAGGGAGGCGAGCGAGGGGTCGTTACGGAGAGCGTTTAGAACCGATTCCAGACTTTCGAGCGGCCCGTCAAAATCGAGTGAGATCTTTTGGTCGGTCGGCATCACGGTTCGAATCTTGACGTCTTCTAACCAAACCTGCTCGTTGCCCGCGGCGACGCTGATCGCTTGCAATTCGGCACGAATCCATTCGGTGTTTTGATGAAGCGCCGCGTGTAGGGACGATTGCCCGGTCAGGCGAACCCGCGCGACCAGCAACCGGCCGTCACAGGCATCGATTTGTTCGGCAAGCCAGCTTTGGTAGGCATCCAGAATTTCGTCGCGATCCTGCATCGGGCCGGCATCGATCACGCATTCGTGCCACCGTAACACGTCCAGCGGGTGAAAGTCGTAGCGACAACGATTCCTGGCATCGACTTCGATCAGCACGCAGCCCTTGGGACCTTGTTCGCCGATGTGTCGGCCTTGCAAGTTGCCGCTGAACACGATCGGCGGTCCGCCTTCGATTTGGTGGTCGCCGCGGACGTGGATGTGGCCGAGCGCCCAGTAGTCGTACCCCTTCTCGGTCAACCCGGCCGGCGTGCAAGGTGCGTAGTGGGCGTGGGAGGTGGCGCCTTCAAGCCCGGTGTGCAGCATGCCCAAATTGAACATTCCTGCGACCGCGTCGGGATACTTTGCCGCCAGGTTCGATTTTTCCGCACGGCTGCGAAAGGATTGTCCATGAACGGCGACGCCGATGTCTTCCAAGAACCTCGATTCCGCCTTTCCCGTTTGCAAAAAGATGTCGCTGCCGTCGGGGTTCTTGGGCAGCGGCAGGGACGCCGTCATCTGGTTTGCCGCGTCGTGGTTGCCGCGAATGACCAGCACGGGGATACCGGCGGTGACCAATTTGGCGGCTTCTTTGACGAAGGCCAGCCCGGTGTTTTGGTCCGGCCAGTCCCCGTCGTATAAATCGCCGGCGATCACGACCAAATCGACGTCTTCATCGATCGCCAATGCCGTCATGTTTTCCAACGCACGACGTGACGCGCGACGAATCCGCTGGGACGGCGCACTGTCGTAGCGGTCGAGTTTTTTGAGCGGACTGTCCAGATGAATGTCAGCCGCGTGAAGAATCTTTCGTGTGGTCAAGGCAATGTCGGGGATGGGGAAAACAAGACGCAAGGTTTGAAGGCACCCGCCCTGGCGAGTTTGCGCAGTGTTCAGGCGTTGAAAAGAAAGGAGTTTGGTCACTCTCCCCCTGGGAGAGTCGAGCGTAGCGAGGAGAGGGTTTGCGTTGGTGCTTGGGGGCGCCCATCAAAAATGAAGTGAACACCGCGATTCACCGTTCGACCTCCCCTCGCTTCGCTCGACCCTCCTGCCAGGAGGGTGACTTTAAAAGCTGCACGACCTCCGGGGAAGGTGATCGTCACTGTTCATACCAATTCGAATCTCCGTCTTCATACAATAACGTGTCTCCTTCACTGGGATTCGTGTCCACGCCGAGCGCCGCGTGGATCAGCGCCGCCGGTTTTTTGTCGTCAGGCTTACAGGGTTGAACAATCATGTAAAGCGCCTGGCGGGGACGTGTCATCGCGACGTACAACAGGCACAGCGCTTCGGTCATTTTCCCGGCCGCATCACGTCCGAATGCTTTGCGCCAGCGGGTATCCAGAAAGTGCCAGGCCTCGCTGGTCAAAAACCGTGAGAGCCCGACTGGCGGTTCGGTCAGATTCCGCGAGTCCGCGATGCACAGCGGTGGTTGGCCGGTCAGATTGCCGTCCAGCTCTGGCAAGAACACCGCGTCGAATTCCAAGCCCTTGGATTGATGAACCGTCATCACTCGCACGGCAGCCGATTGCGGTCGTTCGACGCGTTTCTCACGCACCATCCGTACAAAATCTCGCAAGCGATCGGTCGCGTTGGGTTCATAGGCAACCGCCAACTGGACCAATTGCTTTAGACGCGTGGTATCACGGGGACCGCAGACCGGTGCCAGGACGGCGGCCAGATGCTGAACCGCACGTGCGATCCCGACTTCGGTGACCAAGTCCCTGACGTAGTCGGCGGACATGCCGTCGACCTGCCCCAGCGGCGAATGGTCGACATGGAATTTCCAGCGCCCGTCGGCCGGATGTTCGGCCATCATGAATGCCGAAAGGATCAAGTCGACTGCGGCGGAATCCACCAACGGGTTTCCCCCTTCTTGGCTGACGTCGACGCCAAGTTGTTCCAGCAGGAAGATCAGATGGGCGACGCCTTTGTTGGTTCGCGTCAAAACACCGATCGAACGATCCGGAGCGGCGCGCGAAAGTTCGGCGATGCGTCGGGCAGCCAGCTGGTAACAGGCCTGGGTCTTTTCCGCGCCGTCGCGGCTGTCGATCTTTTCGCACGTTTCCATGCGGGCGTAACCGGGCAGCGATGCTTTGAACGCCACGTGTTGCGGGAACCGTTTGGCGAACTGGGTGACGGCGCGGGCTTCGTAGGTCGCTTTGTCGGCGTCGTGTCCGTCGGAGGCGGCGTCGGCGATTCTGTGTCGCGAGAGGTGCTGGAAAACGCGATTGATCAGATCCATGATCACCGGGCTGCTGCGGAAACTCGTATTCTGTTCGACCGATTCGACGCCGTCGATTTCGGCACTGACCGCGTCGAAGATCTCCGCCACACCGCCGCGCCAGCCATAGATCGCTTGTTTGGTGTCCCCGACACAGAAAAACGAACGTTTGACCGCCGCTTCGGGATCGGGATCCGGGTCGATTGCCGCATCGGCGGATCGAGACGCCAGCGGCCGAAGGACTTGCCACTGGGCCGGCGAGGTGTCTTGGAATTCGTCCAACAAGACGTGGTCGATCGCGCCGTCCAAGCGACGGCTGATCGAGCGGTGATCGACCTTGGAAAACTGCTTGGCCAACCTTACGGCGATGTCATCAAAACCGAGCGTTCGCAAGGATTGTTTCAGCTGCGCGACTTGGCCATCGTACAGTGCCAAGACTTGGCCGGTGGCGTCGTTTTGTGCGGCCAACAGCGACAGGGTGTTGGAGCGTGCGGCGGCGTACAGTGCCCCGAGCGCGTCATCCAGGCCATCGGGAAGCGCGGATCGGCCCAGCTTGGTCGGTTCTCCGTTCCGCTTCGCCTTGGCATAGTTCTTGATCAGCGTTTCGGTCGCCAGCGAATCGAATTGACGCGTCTCAAGGAGTTCAGCCATCGCATCCAGTTTGGCGCGCACCGTTTTCTGGGGCGGCTCCGCCATCCGAAAGGAACCGGCGGCGGAGGTCAATGCGGCATCGTCGGGCGCGGTGGGCGCGTCCAAATTGGTCCACGCATCGGGGGTCGTCTGACGTGCTTTGGTGTACGCGCCCGAGACGATTTGGATCAGCTCACGAACGATCGAACGTTTCGTTTCACCTTTGCTGAGCATCGCCAACAGGGTCGCCAATTCGCCGGGCTGGAGCATCGAAACCATCGAATCGATCGCGCGTTCACGCAACCACGCTTCTTCGATCTCGTCGGTCAATCGCCAAACCGGTGGCAGTTGCAATTCAAACGGAAACGATTTGGCCAGCTGGGTGAACAAGCTGTCCAAGGTACAGATTCGGATGCGGTGAATGTTTGCGACCAGTCGCTGCAACAGTTGCAAACACATGCTGCGTGGCAACGTTTCCAGACCGACCTGCCGACGCAACTCCTCCAGCGCCGAATCGTTTTCCGGATCGGCCGCTTCGGCCAGCGTCAACAGGATCCGCTCCAGAATCTCGCCCGCTGCTTTGCGTGTGAACGTGGTCGCGAGAATCGATTCGGGGGCCGCCCCTTGAAACAGAATCTGCAACAGTCGTGCGGTCAAACGATACGTTTTTCCCGTGCCGGCCGACGCCCGCACCAACACGGGCGGCAGGTTACCGTCCAGGAACACGTCGCCGGGGGAACGGTCGCGGGATGTGACTTCGGTGCTCATTGGTCGTTGTCTCCTTCCGCGATCGCCGCACCGGCCAGCATTCGACTGGCGACACCGGTTTGGAGAATCATTTCGTAATCGTCGTACATCACGCCTTGCTCGCTGGGTGCGAAATCACAGGCAAAAATTCGACGGACGCATTGATGAATCAGATCCTTGGCTTGGTCCATCAGCGGTTCGCCGAACTCGGCGATGTTGATTTTGGTTTCTTCCGCTTTGTCGCTGACATTAAAATAGCCCAGCTGGACCTCTTGCGGCGGCGCTTCGATGCCGAGAAAGGGCACCATCATTCGGTACAGCGGCAATTGCAAATCGATCCATTCGAATTGGCCGGTGTCGCGGTTTTTGCGAAGGTGTTTTTTCTCCGGTTTGTGGCCGTGGGTTTTGTAGTCCAAGATCGCCCATTGTCCGGTTTGCACGTTGCGGTCGATCCGATCGAAACGCCCTCGCAATCCCATCTTTTTTCCGTCGACGGTGATCGAAGCGCCTTTGGATTCTTCGACGCTGGCTTCGGTGGCGTGAATTCTCCATCCCTGCTGGATGCGTTGGGCTTGCTCGGCGGCGACGAAGTGCAGGCGCCGCTCGGCTTGACGGACTTGCAGACGAACGGCGCTTTCGGCGTGATCGCCGTATTGGTCGGCCGCGTACTGGTGCAAATGATGGCGTAACGATTCGAAGATTCGCTTTTCGTCGGCTTCGTCTTTCTCGGCGGACTCCCCAAAGTGCTCGACCGCACCATGGACCAAGTCGCCGAACTGGTTGGCCGCCAGTTCGCGGGCCAAATCGTCGACGGGTTTCAGATTCAGCACATGCCGCAGGTAGAAACGATAGGGACATTCAAGGTAGGCCTTGAACGCCGTCACGCTCATCGTCTTGACGGGACACGCGTCGGGATGGAATTCTGGAATGGGAAGCTCGGTCGTTTGACGATCGCTGTCCCAACGGTGCGCGATGTTGACCTTGTCGCGGGTTCCGGCCAACAGCATCCGAATCCGTCGCGCCACGTCCGGGGGCGACGACGCAGCCAACAGTCGGCTGGGCGGCGTGGGCGCTGCGTCGGCAGAACGCTTGCCCACGATCAAACGGATGTCTCGGCGTGTCGACAACAGCAACTGGGTCGCATACAGATCACGGGCGTAGCGGCGTTCGTTATCGGCGATTCCCAGTCGTGAACGCAGCGATCCGGGCAGAAACGGATCGCTGGTGACCGCCGAAGGCACGAAGGGATGATTGAAACCGACCACGACCATGGCCGGCGAATCATCCAGTGCCAAATCCAGCCAACCGTGAATTTGAATGTCATCGGCGTCCTGGTCTTGTCCGACACGCAGATCGGCCAGACGGGAGGCGATCATTTCCAACGCGGACGCGGCGGTGACGGGCGCGTCCAGGTGGCGGCTGAGTTGGGTGAAGCGTGTCAAAAGGTCTCGGACTTTCGCGACCGCTTCGACCGTCAACCGGCGCTCGGGCCGAGACGCATCGGCCGTTTCGACGCCGGTATAAATCGAATCCAGCCATTGAAGCAGGCTCTCGCACCAGTCGGCGATCGGTTTCGTCGCTCGCGGTCCGTCGGACAGATGCTCGGGAACCAGGGGCGAGAGCCAGGCCAGGACGGTGCAGCGCAGTTGTTCGGCGGCGGGATAGTGTTTCAGCGCAGCCGGCGGCAGCGGATCGGCCAATCGCACCGGCAGATGATTGGCGAGCATCTGGTCGAGCGGGACCAGGTAGTCCTGCGGCGCCGTGTCGCGCTGGGTCGTGTTGAGTTGTGCGTGCAGGAAACGATGGACATCACCGTGCCGCACCAGTGCCGCGAGCGATCGCCAGGTCGGCCGTGCCACCACGGTGGCGGTGAGGGAAAGCAGTCGTCCCACTGCGGTCGACGCGACGGTCCAGCCGACGTGGCGGTAGGTTGGAAATCCGCATCCGTCGAGTTGCATTTCGGTCGCGGCGACGTGTGAATCATCGGTCACGCCGACGGCAATCTCCGATGGTTGATAGCGCGTCGCGAATTGCGTCACCGCCTCGCTGACCGCGGTCGCTTGATCGGCGATGTCGGCGGCCGGCACCAGATGGTCATCGATCAGCGGCAATTGAAAATCGGCAAAGGCGTCCGGTTTGAGGCAGCCGAGCCAATCAAAGCAAGCTTGTTTTTCCTGGGGCGCGGCGATGAAGGCGACGACGTCGCGTTCGACGTTTGCGATCACCTTGGCAACCGACGGATTCAAATCACTGGTGCCGACCAGCGCGATCGCGCGTCCGGAACGAATCGTCTTTCGCTTGATCGCACGCCGTCGCTGCTGGTGTGGGTCGCTCCGCCCGGCCGTGGCGAGTTCGCCGAGGTACAGTTCAAACAGTTCTTGCAGCAGTTCCCAGCGGGCTTGTTCGGTGTCGCTGTCGGCGACCGCAACCACATCCTCGAAACCGACGTCGTGGGCAGCCAGATCGGCCGTCAATCGCCGCAGCGTCCCGGCGAGTTCCAGCCAGGGACCGATCGCTTCGGATTCCGGCAGCACGGGCAGCAGCGGCCGCAGCGAGTCGGCGTCGCGATGACGCAACACGCGGGCCCAAGCCAGCGTCTGCTCGAACTCGATCGCGATCGGTTTCTCGGGTTGGTAGAGATGTTCGGCCAAGTCTCCCGACGTCGTGATGCGGGGCGCGACATAGTCGAATCCCTGGGCATCGGCAGCCGATTGCAACAGCCGGCCGAAACGCAGCATCGATTGGGCCGTCGGCAAGACGAAAATCCAATCGCCCAAGTCCAAACGGCCGTTTTCGCCCGCCTGATCGATGAAATGGCGGACCACCCCGGGCAGCAAGGGCCGATCCCAGCCGAGAAACTCGCGTCGGCACAGCAATTCGGGAAAAAGATCAAATGACACGGCGAAGCAGCCCCCCTGGTGAAAATCCGTTTTTAAGCCTGCGGCGTTGTTGTCGTGTTCGGTCGTGACACGTCTGGTCCAATCCTATCGATTCGTGGCTGCTTGTGTGACCCGTGGGGGCGATCAAAGGCCGCACGGCCGCGACAAACGATTCCAGCGTTACAGGTGCTAGAGCCCCGAGAATCGTTAATGTCGCGCCAACACGCATCCGATACGTAAACCAACGGACATCCAGTGCGCAATCACTGTGTGCCGTCGGTGTGCCGAGGGGGGCACATCCATTCGATGAACCGAACCCGGTTCATTGGGGCCGATATCACCGGGACCTAGGAACGCGGCATGCGTGTGAACAACGCGAAACTGACAAGCCAACACGGCGACCATTCCAAACGAATCGCAAAACGCGCGGTCCTGTTGGCGGTGTTGGTCGCGTCCGGCTCAACCGCCGGCGGTCAACAACCGCAGGGCGGGATGATTCAATCGCGTTTCTTTCACCAAAACAACGCTGCGCCCGGGATCGTCCGCGGCGGCGCACAGGTCGCAGCCCCGATGCCCGTGGGCGCGGTGCAGTCCAACCCCTTTGTGGCGCCCGGGCAGGCCTCGGCAACCCCCACCAACGGGCCGAATCAGTCACCGACAATGGCCGGCGGCCATGTGTCGATGGCCGCGTCCCCGGTGGGACGCGTGCGGCAAAACCCACAATTCCATGCCGCCGCAGCGACCGGCGTCAGCGACCAGCCGCTGATCGCGCTGGGATCCAACGCGGTTGCCTCCGCCACTCAAGTCGAGGCGTTTGACCGATTCGGGCCAGCCCCCGCCAATCGACCAGCTCCCGCCAATGCATTCGCCCAGCCCAGCCCAGCCGACCCAGGGCAACTGACTTGGGCGGAGAAAACCGCCTCCGTGAAGTCTCCGGCGCCGCTGGCGATCCCGACCGGTGCGGCCGCGCCGATCCGGTCCGCTATGTCATCCAATGCCGCGTCTCGGCTGACCGCCGGACACACCGCTCCGATCGGAGTCGCCGCCGAACAGGACTCGCGTGTCATTCCGGTGACCGACGCCCGCGACGCCCAGTCGCCGATCCAGGAAACGCAACCGATCTTCTTCACCCTGTCCGATGACACGGCCGAAGCCGGCGATGCGTTTACCAGCGAGTTCCAAGCCGAATCCGACGCCGAGACGGCGGCACCCCGCGGTTCGGTCGCGGCAACCCCAACGGCGGACCACGTTACCGAATCCACCAGTCCGGTTGAGCCGGTGGCGAAGACCGCGGTCGGTCCCGATGATGAATCGACAGCCAGCGTCCAGTCGCCAGCCAAATTGCCAGCCGAGCCGCCAGTCCAGACAGATCCGGAAACGGTTCCCGAGACATCCGAGCCCGAATCTTCGCAGCCGAAATCTTCGCAGCCCGCTACACCATCGGTTGCCGCCCAGACCCCGGTGAAACTCGCTCCGGCGGTGAATTTTGCGGCGGAAGTCTTGGCGCCCCTCCACGACAATCTGGACGACGGTGCCAAGACGTTGGACCGAACCGATGTCGATGCGGACCCGACCGACGACACCGGAATCGACGAATTGGTGGTCAGCAACCGAGCACGCGTTCCACCGACGACCAAGTCGCGTGTCTTGAACGCCGAACAGCACGTCGCAGCGAAAGCGGACTCGCACGTCCCGCTCCTGCTGCAGCGCAAGACGATCGCGATCGCGACTCCGCCGATCGAACTGCAATTTGCCGAAGACGACAACGCGGTGGTGCAGTCGGCGATCGACCCGATCCGCTTTGCAGCGGCGCCAGCGGCAAGCCAGGACGAGCGAGCAGCGGATCGGCCCACCACGGCCGCGAACAACGCGGGGAACGCAGGATCCACTGATGATGCGGAGCCGGCGTTGATCCCGAAAGCAGCCGTCGCGATCAGCTTGGAGCATCACTCGAAAACCGTCCCGGAATCTGCTCCGGTCGGCACGATCGCCGAACCGGACCGCGACGCGATGGAGAAACTTGCCAGACGCGATCCCGTTGCCCATCGAACTCCGCTGAGTCAGCCCACTGTCAGTCAGCCCACTGCCAGTCAGCCCGAACCGCTCCCGTTGCCGCCGCAGGCCACGGGGCATTCGATCGTGACCTCGGTGGCCCCCGGCATCGAACAGATCGGCACCGATGAAGCTCCGTTGATCGCGGCACCGGTCGCCGTCAATCCGTCGCGTGCAGCCGCGGCCCACACCGCGACCGTTCATCCGCCCAACCGGACCACACCGTCCAGCGTCCGCGCACAGCTCGCGTCGTCTCGCCATCGCATCGAGCGCCGATCGATCGAACCGGATCAGAAACGAATCGACGTGACGGTTCCCGATCCGAACGCGTCTCCGTCGCCGGGGGCTCCAACACAAGGCGGCGAAGGCAAACGCCCGGCGGTCGTTCTGCAACTCAAGCGTGCCCAAGTGCGATCGATGACGATCGGCGGTCGGGTGCGGCGATTCACCATCGAAAACAAGGACGTTTGTCAGGCATTCGCTTCCAGTGCCAACCAGATCAAATTGATCGGGACCGGCACGGGGCAGACCCAATTGACGATCTGGGCGGATGTCGCCGACGGCGAGCCGACACGCAAACAGACCTTTCAAATCGAGGTCGGCGAAGGCGTCGATGCGATCGGAGACAAGGTCGCGGGGCACACCGAGCTGCTGAACGATTCGATCGACCAAGCCTTTCCGACGGCCAGCGTTGTCGTGTCCCTTCGTGGCGGCGAGCTGATCGTCACCGGTCATTGCGACGACGAAGACACGGCGAAGCAAATCGTCCGGATGGTCCGCAAGAGTTGCCTCGTCCCCGTCCAAGACAACTTGAAAGTTCGATGATCGAAGCGGGACGGGATGCTCAGCTGCCCTGGGACGGGGCCGACACGCCCATCGCGATTCAACTTGATTCAGATACGTCACACTAACCACTGATCCTTTGCGGAACTGTTCCGCACCGATTACGTCAACGAGGTTCGACATGAACATCCCTCTGATCCACTCCGTCATCCGGCGTCACGCCGCAAGGGTTCTGGCGTTCGCCGCGGCCGCCATGATCGCCGGTAGCGGCTGCGTGGCTTGGGCGCAAACCGGATTGGTGGGCGCACTCGGTGGAGCCCCACAGTCGGCTTCGACGGGCGCCGCGATGTTCGGTCCGGAAACCAAGGTCGTTTCTGCAGCCGACGTCCGCACCGCGGCCGACGTCAGCCCCCGCGGGCTCGCACCAGGATCGATCTCACAAGCCATCGCCACCCACTCGGGGCCGGCAGGATCGGTCAACGCCGGCCGCGTCGCCCAAGTCGGCTTCGGCTGCCAAAGCTGTCAGCAAGGCTCCTGCAACGGATCATGCAACGGCTATGGGATGTCCGGCTACGGTGGTCAATCGATGGCGTGCGGCATCCCTTGCGATCCCTACTATTACGTGATCGTGGAAGCCATGTACATGGAACGCAACGGCGAGGACGGATTCAGCTTGACCCGCAACGCCCGGATGGACGACTTCGGATTCGAATGGGTTCCCCGGATCACGCTCGGAACCCTGCCGAACTGTGTCAACGGTTATGAATTCACCTTTGTCGGACCGACCGAATGGAACCGCAACCTGCGGGTCGTCGACACGAACATTCCCGGCAACATCGATTCGAACCTGTTCGACGGTGACGGCCCCGCGACCGTGGCCAATCCGCACCCGCAAAATTTTGACGGCACGTTTCTGGATCCGTTCGAAAACGCCAACCTGCAAACCCAGTACTACAACAGCGAGTACTGGAGTGCGGAATTGAACAAGACACTCGTCGGCTGGGATGTCGCCAAAGCGCTGTTCGGTGGCCGTGTGATTCGCGTCGAAGAAGATTACGGCTACGCGTCCCGAAAAGATGTCTTCGGGTCCAACTCGGATCTGACCG
Encoded here:
- a CDS encoding YhaN family protein gives rise to the protein MILERLDLKAYGLFSDESLDLSAGPRRFHLVYGPNESGKSTCLRAISALLFGIPTRTTDSFLHSNAKLRVGATLLGPDGNRLTVIRRKNGKTKLHAEDDKTPIDPMELEQMLGGIDEAAFHHRFGLSHEQLVAGGQAVLDSKGELGEILFAAGAGVGRLKAIQTELENESKELFLERGKKRINGLLSELDEKRKIVRELQTPPAEYQLLKRQLAEAEQQSQALADERTRLAQSLARQKAVREAHAIVPVWRRHKAQLETLSSVPTLDEDFAARRREASANRQTYQRLVDQLRREIEATEKKIDSCLIDPATIEHESEIVALFQGIAAREAASKDQANLHRVVKNRNRHLRELLRDLEIDIADDAPDDNVDRVVDKLHVSDAAQIRINELAGDCEMLRQQERDSLESLQTLRKQLAELDDELERHPDIADPAMIESVLAEIGPPATLLDQADQERSSCRELESQCERLMRELRLGQTDLDDAAHVQPPTAAEIDDHDQTLHDRSRAVQDARKAVATLRQQLHDAGEKLTRLQADQPLPTEQELAQSRETRDQWVDRLASARADEENFQTSTRQVRQSIRTADDVVDTIRSHQKQVTERAAVTQEMARLKDAITAAEEAVDQAERLAAEASQQWNQLWESCGIAAGKVREMRNWVAKHQTFVEKFRTLEKERTRLDSTQTRIARHATRLAHALQNAWSARPVSVGHDETSAAPDDPMNLESLHDRATVLRNELVAAASQLEQIRRKRNEIHAALPAAEAKYESNAAKRKQWDSDWKQAIASFASDQDVSPSVISMRLKKIAKLFEETRERDIILGRIRSIDDDGRSFAERATVVARIVGLECKPDQQSVEIAQALYERLQAAKNAANQAERFKADLTAAKARLVDDNQVLEAAVGQLAQLCREAGVDHADELPGVEQNAAEKRTALQACARAEEQLALIAGGVAVEQFARQVESHDRVELEHEIDKLEESLQTLNERWSTVEQRVGAFKKELSRIDGGDRAAELNQELQLLYGTIQRESQQYAKLRIASMILQQSIEHYRSENESPVLKIACQAFEELTCGRYAGLKPEFDDKGRSKLFGIAASPAGEENLVPVDAMSLGTADALYLAMRLASLEHQLSAGHAIPVVIDDCLIQLDDQRTIAAMKRFSKLSERTQVILFTHHQHLIDLAQSALEPEQFHLHRLAR
- a CDS encoding metallophosphoesterase family protein, producing MTTRKILHAADIHLDSPLKKLDRYDSAPSQRIRRASRRALENMTALAIDEDVDLVVIAGDLYDGDWPDQNTGLAFVKEAAKLVTAGIPVLVIRGNHDAANQMTASLPLPKNPDGSDIFLQTGKAESRFLEDIGVAVHGQSFRSRAEKSNLAAKYPDAVAGMFNLGMLHTGLEGATSHAHYAPCTPAGLTEKGYDYWALGHIHVRGDHQIEGGPPIVFSGNLQGRHIGEQGPKGCVLIEVDARNRCRYDFHPLDVLRWHECVIDAGPMQDRDEILDAYQSWLAEQIDACDGRLLVARVRLTGQSSLHAALHQNTEWIRAELQAISVAAGNEQVWLEDVKIRTVMPTDQKISLDFDGPLESLESVLNALRNDPSLASLVEQELSGLSKKLPKELKGDEDQAAFPFGDHQWVAGLVESAAADVVGRLQHDESTAAATGAKK